TGTCGTTCCACTATGAGCCACTCCAGCAGGGCTCCTACTTCTCCAGAGAGTGCAGCTTCGTTTCTTGTGATACCCTCACAATCCTGAATTAAATTCTCATTGCTGTTATGTACATGATCACTCACTTATTGCTTGTATTAAGGTTATCAACATGGATTATGGGATGGAAGACAAGAATCCTATTGATCATGTTCGCTTCTATTGTAAGAGTGACCTCAGCAAGGCAGTCATGATTACTAGAAACCAGGTAACTACTTACAGTGGCATTTGGCAAATCTTTGTAGTAAAGTTGCAGTTTACATGCAGGTTAGGCTCTGAAGTCAAtgtatacagttttaaaaaaagaaacagaaacatatcTTTAAAGTATACATGATTTTCATAGACTAGACCATCTTAACAGCCAGTTTTTCCTGTTTGCTGAACTTGAAGAAAGCTCCGTTTTTTTGGTTTAGAAGGTAATTTATAAGTCTGGTGGGACAGGAATATCATGGTTGAAGTCCTCTAAGTTAAATGTgcttatttgtatatcttctgtgAGAGAGTCTGTAGTCTTCATATATCATACAAACCTTTCATATTGATGAACATAAAATTATGGGACATCGTGCAGTATGACAGTTACCCTGAATTCTTTTCTTTGGATAATCATTGGTATAAAGTACCAAGACAACATGGGGTGTTTAATACCACATCGAGCGCAGAGCTTAGGAACAGCTGATCTCTCTTCAGCATGTGAATTCAGGGTGACAGTGAAACCTTTCCTTCTTTAAAAGGTTTCTCAGTTTTTGCCAGAGACATTTGCTGAGCAGCTGATTCGAGTTTACTGTAAGAAGACAGATGAAAAGACTCTGTTTGCTGCACGACAGCATTTCGTCCATTGGTGCTTAATCAATGACTTCACCAAGCCACAGGTGGGTGACTTATTATTCACATGCATCAcagaaattttaagtaaaagCCACAAGCAATCTTTACTTCCCTCTGAAAAGTTCTCATTTAAATGATAGTCGTTTGATGAACTTACttataagacagaaacagactcacaaacttagagaatgaacttacagttaCCATGGGTGAAGGATGGGGGCGGacaggaatagttagggagtttggggttgacatGAACACACTGCCATATTTGAGATGGATAACCAGCAAAGACCtaggaccttctgtatagcacagggaactctgctcagtagtATGTAACAacttaaatttgaaaacaaacagatACGTAtttatgaataactgaatcactttgctgtacacctgaaactgacataacactgttaatcaactgtactccaatataaaacaaaaagaaaataatagtcaTTTGACTtgatttgggggggaaaaaagttttTCCACATTAAGCTGccctttaaatcttttatttttaaaattggagtataattgcttcacaatgctgtgttagtttctgctgtacaacaacgtgaatcagctctatgtaaaCATAAATCCCGTCTCTGGAGCCTCCCTGCCACTCACCCCCGTCGCACCCGCctcggtcatcacagagcacggagCTTAACTCCCTGTGcggtacagcagcttcccactagctgtctgttttacacccTGGTAGTTTTGCCAGTCATTTTATTATACTTTGCATGTATTGCAATATCTCCAAGGTCTTGGCCTGTATTAAATCTACTCTCATTAAGACCACCAGTGACTTCAGTGTTACTAGAACTAGCAGACAAGTTTCTGTCCTTTGTGCCTCAGACCTGTTTCTTCTACCTGTAATTCTTTTGTTTCCTACCTAAACCCGGTTAATTCCTGCTCACTTTATTAGTAGAATCACTTTCCCAATGCTGAGTAAACTCAGCATTTCCAAACTTGTAACCTATTTAAATTCACTAGTTGCCAATCCCATAGAGAATGTTGTTGAAATGGTCCTTTATTGACCTGCACATGGTggatgcctggcacagagaacaTTGATAGTTGTTGATTGAACAAATGATTGGTAGGTAGGTCGGAAGCAGCATTCTGCTTCCTGGTCTAGTACTGTCTGTCACAGCACCCTGCCTGCTTTAACCCCCAAGCATTGGATACTgaaggaaacaaaagtgaaaggtTAGATGTGAAAGAGTAGCCCAGTATATCAGATCTTTGTCAAATGCCAGAGGGAGGGACACAGGGAAGTCTTTTAGTATTCAGAGTTGAGAGAGCTGTCAGGTAGGAGGGAGGATTCTTCTAGATCCAAAAGCTGGATTGTGTTTGGATGAGTAGCAGAGAGAAATGAGAGCTACAcaaaaatgaaactggaacaaGTCGGGTGTGTTTGGGAGCTATGAAGAGACTGGTCTGACTGGAGGAGAAAAGTCATATTGTTGAGGTGACAGGGCACACAGAAGGAATTGGCTTGATTGTGGAGAAGCACTGATAATCAGCTAAGAGTTATTCTTATGCACAGTGGGGAGGGAATTGCCGAGAGTATTCAAGACTTACCGTGCtgctataattattttcttttagcaattttatttatgttttttttattatttatgtatttttaaatttaattttattgatttatttttggctgcactgggccttcatcgctgtgcataggctttctctagttgcagtgagcaggggctactcgttattgcagtgcacaggcttctcattgcagtggcttctgttgtggagtgcaggctcgaggtgcccaggcttcaggagttgtgatgcacgggctcagtagttgtggtgcatgggtttagttgctccatggcatgtgggatcttccagcctggtccagggattgaacccatgtcccctgtattggcaagcaAATTTTTgtccattgtaccaccagggaagtccatgctgTAGTTATTATTTACTTCTGGGCTTTTATCTCTAGCTAGACCTGTGGGAATATAGGAAGTATGTCCATCTTAAGAACTATAGCTTCTAAGGAGACTAAACCCCTGATGAGAAAGGAAGACTCTAGCGACAGATAGACTGGCACATGGAGAGACTGGAAACAGAGAGACAAGACGCTACTCAAGTTCAGCGACTCAAGTTGGACCCTAAATCCAGATACATTCTTTCAGGGAATGAGTGTTCCCTCAGGTCCTGTGTCCGGGACCAGGCTTGGAACAGGACGTGAGACAGTTCCCGAGGGTCTCGCTCTAGTTGGGGACAATAAAAACTCAAGTAAATAATAATCACAGTAGTGCGTAAGTACTTTGGGGTCAGAGCAGTGTGTACAGTCTTAGAGGAGCAAAAAGGTGAAGGGTTTATGCCAGAGTTGGTTGGTTGGGAAAGACTCACTTAAAGAAGGACTtggaaagacttccctggtgatcctgtggttaagaatccacctgccaatgcaggggacacgggttcaatccctggcctgggaggatCTCACGTACCATGGGGCAagtaagcccgtgtaccacaattactgagccagtgctctagagcccgcactccacaactagaggagccaccacagtgagaagcccatacactgcGACTGGAGAGTAgaccccactcgccacaactagagaaagcccgtgtgcagcaatgaagactcagcacaaccaaaaattaatcaattttttaaaaaagggcttggaagctgagacctgaaggatggATGAGGAGTCAACTGGGTAAAGAGGGTGGGGGACTGGAAGGTGACAGAAAAGTAGGTGCATTTAGGGGTGAGATCTGGGCTCTGTGCATAGTCCTGTAAGCCAGGAGCCCTGGAGCAATGGGAGCCGTTGGGGTGTTTTAAGCAGGAGAGTTACACATTCAGGTCAGCGTTTACAGCAGAGTCACGGCCACTGTACCCGACCAGAGAACTCATAGGAGAAGCACCTTGacttctcttcccacctctctTCCAATCTCCCACCAGTGCCTCCCACTAGCCCAACCTGACTGGAGGCCAGTAGGCAGGGGAGCTGGGAGACGTTGTTCACAAGAGCCGCTCCTGTTATGCAGAGcagggcagagggaggcagagagtggATCTGAGAGCAAGTAGGCATGTGAGGCCCACAGTGTTCTATGCCAGCCTTCTCTTCCTTGTGCAGTAAAGGCTCTGACAGTCCTGTACCCTCATGTAGCCTAGAGAATCCAGCCATGAGTTCAAAAACAGTTCAGGATAGAGTCAGGCGTTGGAGGGCCTAGCTTCTTACACTCTGATTTCCAGTTGTAGTGTCGCTTCACTTCAACACCAACCCTCGTTTTGGGTGGAATCTAGGAGGCTGAGGCCAAAGTGACAGCAAAGGTCAGGTTCCACAGGTACACACTATCTTTCCCCTGTTTGCCATCTTGTAGACCTGGGCCATTTGTTACAGGGGAGACTAAGAGGGTCCAGCAAGGATCCAGCACATTCCATGTTTCCCTGGAAAACCAGGACAAGGTGCGTCCCCGGAAGCTGCATGAAGGGAAGGGGTCACTGAGCTGGGCCACGTGCTGCTTCTGGCCATCTGTGAAAAGAACTGGCGTGGTGGCTTTTGCTCTGAAAGCTCTTCCCTTCCCAGGACCGTGCGTCTCTAATTTAGCATATACACCATCCAGGGTTTCCCAAGAGTAAGTCTGTCCAGAAGCAGGCTATCTGCAGGACGAGGGTATGTGTGTTTGAGACATTCGCTCAAAACCACGAGAACTGGCTTTCTTCTCTATTCCTAGTTACTCTGTCTTTGACAGGATGGTGACGTTGTAGCCCCGCTTATAACACCTCGGAAATCGGAGTGGAATTCAGCTGGCATCCAGGAAGCGGCCAAAGTCAAAGCCCAGCTTTTCCCAAGAGACTCGATGTGAATGTCTACACTCGATTGTTTACAAAAAGCCCCTCCCAtgccctttccctcctcccccagcacaATTAATTTAGGGAATTTGATCACAGAGGTCTACAAATGGAGTGACAGCTagtgctttatattttatatcttgaaTGTACGCACATACTAAGTCATTTTTATCCAGAGGAACAGGTACTAGGCAGACCTTATTAACATGAGCTATGGAAAGCGCTGCCTTGCCTCTTTTTAATATTAATCAGTCTTTCTTCTTTAGCAGTCTATTTTCTTAGAATTAACAGCTTTTTTAAGTACTTTGAACTCTTATGACataagattgttttttaaaaaatgtggaaatAAGACAAAGGCGCACATTGGAATTTGCAGTTGGGGTTGTCATGAACAGCCGTGGTTAAAAACAGTACGTGAAACTCCGGCCCCCTGAGGAGGTGCCCATCACCCTGAATTTGAGGCTAGCTTTCCTTGAGTGATTGCAATATTAGTGAAAGGTACCTCCCCTCACCCTTTTAGCCCCCCATAAACTGCCAGGTTGGGGTCAACAGTATAGGAGGGCCACGAAGGGGCTCCAGCTCTTCAATGAGAGGCCTGATTGATTTGTTGAAAAGATCTGAGGGTGCTGGCCTCCTCTGAAATGGGACATAAAACTGCCTTATAGGAGACCCCCTAGCTCCAGTAGCAGAGGGACTCCCCAAACCAGGCTGTCCTCTGGGTCAGCTGTGGCTCCAGCCCGTGtgggtttctttctcttctgagtGCTCACTGCCCCCTCCCTGAGGGTTCCACCACTGCCCAGCCTGGAGAAAGCAGctcaccgcccccgcccccccactcCGACCTCTGCCCCTCACTTGGGTGCTGATCGGAGGAACCGCCCTCAGGGCTGCTCAGAGCTGGGGCTTCATTTTTGCCAGTTCAGTGCATTTGATGAGTTTCAGGGCAAAGACTGGCTGCCTATGCTGAGACAAAGTGATTTACCCAGTGAATTCCAGGTTCCCCTTTGTGTCTCTACCTCCAGGAGTGGAGTAGCCACCACTGTGGTTGAGCAGTGCTCCTGAGCTAAACAGATTCTGGAGTTAGAGCTAAATCCGGCCGCTGCCAGAGGCAGGTCCGTGGGGAGTGCAGTCGTGAGTGCTGGCATCCTGTACTTCACCACACCCTTACAGAAGCCTCCCTGGCAGCCTGGGCGTGGGGAGCCAGCCTTGGCTCTGGGTCAGAGcaagagggagcagggaggagctCAGATCACAGGGCAGAAGATCACCCCCCACATCTTGGGGGTGCTGCCACCGTCCACTGTGTCACCAGGTGCTCCTCTGTTGACACTAGGGTGACAAGCGTTTGGAATGTCTGCTGTTCTGCTCTGtcacccctctcccacccccagtaGATAATCGAGTTGACCCTAATTCCTAGAGTAGTTAAAACCGTGCTCCTCTCCCACCACAGTGCTGTGTGATGGGGATGTGGATACAGTGGGCTCCTAGAAGCCCAAAGGAAGTGGTCATGGTACCAGGTCATGTCCGTTTTGGCCACGGTGCTTCCAAAACGGCCAGTGGGAGGAATCCTCCACCTCAGACTTCATGTGTCCAGGCCCAAGGTCAAGAATGTAATGTTTCTCTGCAAAGATTGCTTGATTTTTGCCACTCCTCCATTTACATCATTGTTTTATTCTGGAATTTTGTCATCTCAGAGTGTATCATTGTGCTCTCTGAGGAACAACTTGAATCTGTTTTGTTTGCATCTTTTGTTACTTTTTGGCAGCTGCACTTTATGCTCTTTGCAACTGTTTTAATTATGGGAACCACCTGCCATTGACAAGGTTAAATTTTTCTTAAGAagcatcttcaaaaaaaaaaaaaatcaaaaaaaaaaaaagaagcatcctCACTATTGTATTAAAAGGGAGCCTTTAACATTAACAGCTTGGCCTCTAGAGTTACTGAGCTTTGTCACCTTGAGAATGTAAATAAGACTGCAGGTTCAAGTGCCTGGTCACTTCATCCTGGTGAGGGAAACAGCTGCAATAAAGCTTCATGAATGTATCTCTGTCTTGAAATCAGTGGTGTCTTCCTCAGTGACTTTCACACTCATGTGCCCAGTTTTGACCCTTTTATGCAAAAGAACTGTGTTTGGTCTAGGAGTGTACCTCAgtactgtgctgggtcttctgaGGGGATGGTTTTAACAGGCCCTATGTTACTTCGTTTTCCTCATTCAATAAAGGCAAGTAATGGCGTGATAAAGAATCTTATTCTGTCAGGAGGCAGGCTCTAGCATgggttgtgggtttttttcttttttagtttttctaagtTCCTCTTTTGCCAGAAAAAATACCCTTCCTTTTTGTTTAATCTCCCTGAGTTCCCGAATCTACAGAATTTCAGCTTCTTTACCCAAATGTGCATATAGTTCATTTGCTGCTTTCATATTTTCCTTGTGGAATTAAATAACAGATCTTCAAGTACCCAGCACAGTGGTAGCAGACTGGTCAGTTTTCTGGAAAAGAAGAATGCTATTTTGGAGTCTTTATTAATTTCACTGCTTGAGTTAGGTGTCTGTGGTTTgacaatattctttaaaataatgtccAAAGTATATAGAGAAGAATCCTATACACCTCCTTGGAAAACTGTCTGGAAGGATATACATGAAAATGTTAGTGTTTTAGGGGATGGTTGAATTTtagtcaattttaatttttttacatctTCTGGTTTTTCTACAATAAACACACATTAACTGTGTACTCTCTAAAAGGATCATTTTCCTGAGGAATTTTGTGCTGCTCGGGTGAGGTATAACTGTCTTTTACTCCGTCAAATTCCCTCTCAGTAGAATGTGGCCTGTCTCCACAGCTGTCTTGGTCCTCAGGCGCCAAGAGGCTGCTCTCAGCCACAGTCCACACCGGACACTTCTCCATCTGTGTTTCGGATGGAGCGGGCTCCCTTGGCTGAGCGCAGCCTCGTCAGCATCCGGGGGCAGGTCTGAACGCCTGTTGCCTCAGGAAGCTGCCCGCCGTGGCCTCAGCTCAGGACCCAGGCCTCCAGCTCGTTGATGCAGAACTGCTCCTGCCGGGCCAGTACCTCATTGTTGAAGGTCGCACAGGGGTGGCTCCCCCCACGGTACAAGTCTCCATCCAACCACAGCCCAAAGCGGCCACTAAAGAGAGGAGAGTTTTGGCACAGCTCCCTCCAGCACCCTTCAGACCTGCCCCAGCAGCCCTTGGCCACACCGTGACTGCTCTGCCTTAGTCTCATCTCCTCTGAAACCAGTTTGTCCCAAATTGTTAAGGACTCACACATTGTCCCCCATGGGgtttcaagctttttttttttttaaacaattcaatGATTTTGATACACATATACAGTGGAGCAACCATCACCACAGACCAGTTTTCGAACCTTAAGAACATTAAGATGGCAATGCCTTAACCAAAGGACGGACTCTCATAAACTTGGACTCCAAGCCCAGAACACGTCAGACCAGGGCGTCCGTTCTAGTCCCCTCTTGACAGCAAACCTAGGCTGGAGCTGGGAAGTGGGTTACTGCAAATTGGCAGCGGCTGGTGGGGACTGTGTCAGTCCACCTGTCTGTGGAGGCTATTCAGACAGCTGGGAGAGCGAAGAACTTGTGCTAATCAAGCAGTGCTGTCATCTGTGCCCTCAGGATAAGACTTAGTCTGCCTGAATATGCAGGTCACACCAGAGGCAAGATTGACCGTGTAAAACACACTCCACttcccaccccccaacacacacacacacacacacatgctgtcaCCAAGTAAACACTTTGGGGGACATTTCACGCCATCCTCACCTCTCAGTATTGACTTAGAGCAGAGTTTAGGGGGTTGGCTGGGAGGCCAGGCAGTGCCACAATATCTATCGAGAGGAGATTCTTGAAGGTTAACCAGCAGCCTCCCCCATTTTGTCTGGGGTTGCCTAACCCAGCATTTCCAGACAGGGGAAAGGACCAGAGTACAGACCACCTCGAGACTCAAGACTAGGGAAGAGTAGGACACGCACCTGCCACAGCCCATCATCAGAGAATCCAAGTCGCCTTTCACAAAGAAAGAGTTGCTTCCGGTCCACTTGAAGACCTGTGATAAGAAACCTCGTTATTGGTGGAGTCCTGCTCATGCAGTTTTACTCTGGACCACTGGGTGGCAGTGTGGTGAAGGAAACAACCTCCAAGCCCCGACTAAGGCACCAGAGCTACTCTAGGCTCCTAACTCGCAGTTTCTCTCCGTCTCCCTGGAGTTCACCTCCTCTTGCCCTCCAGTCTGAATTCCCACAGCCCCAAAGCCCTTCTGTTCTAGGAATAGACCAGAACCCTCTGAGGCTTCCTGCTTCCGAagctggagagaggagaggaaaagtcCACATCAGGAGCCAGGCCCTGATTCTACCATTAACTGTTTCCTCCTCTCACTGGAGTTAAcactaagcctgcacaccctcAGTGCTATTTCACACCCAACAAGTGTTTCGATCCCCACCCCAAAGAGACACCCTGACTACCACCAATTCTGTCCCCGCCAGTCACTCCTTCCTGGATCACAGCCTCCTAATgggtctctgcttcctctgtctcctgccccGAAGCCCATGTGTGCTCTCTCAGTGAGCTATTCAAAATTAAATCAGGGATTCCCCTGGTGGTTccgtggtatagaatccacctgccaatgcaggggacatgggttcaatccctgatgggggaaaatcccacatgctgtgggcaaCTAAGCACCTGGAGCCAGtgttccccaacaagagaagcctgtgcactgcaactggcgagtagcccctgctcactgcaagtagagaaagcctgcgtgcagtgACAAAGAgtgagcacagccaaaaaataattatttttaaaaaatcaaattagatATTAGCCCTCCTCTGCTAAAGCTCTCCAATGGCCCTGACAATGAGAATAAAATCCAGCATCTAA
The Bos indicus x Bos taurus breed Angus x Brahman F1 hybrid chromosome 13, Bos_hybrid_MaternalHap_v2.0, whole genome shotgun sequence genome window above contains:
- the TLDC2 gene encoding TLD domain-containing protein 2 isoform X1, encoding MKSLRWRYTRLPSQVEDALSGEEDKEEEEEKEEETTPAPTPVPEHPMVPQLAGASQVLGASEMSQLSLHLPPRVTGYSWSLAFCTSRDGFSLQSLYRQMEGHSGPVLLVLRDQDGQMFGAFSSSALRLSKGFYGTGETFLFSFSPQLKVFKWTGSNSFFVKGDLDSLMMGCGRCVSYSSLVLSLEVVCTLVLSPVWKCWVRQPQTKWGRLLVNLQESPLDRYCGTAWPPSQPPKLCSKSILRGEDGVKCPPKCLLGDSMCVCVCVLGGGKWSVFYTVNLASGVTCIFRQTKSYPEGTDDSTA